The following are encoded together in the Methylomonas methanica MC09 genome:
- the lepB gene encoding signal peptidase I: MDYDFSFFLVMATFVTGVVWGGYCLYLKYVHQPYPVDSEPLLVEYARSFFPVVLIVLLLRSFLVEPFRIPSGSMMPTLLVGDFILVNKFTYGIRLPVLNDKVIEMSEPERGDIVVFRFPKQPTVDYIKRVIGLPGDRIAYFDKKLYVNGQPIPQVSLGRYQGVGQGANMTGAERLEEDLTGVKHSILISPGVPTVEDVFVVPKGQYFVMGDNRDNSNDSRYWGTVPEANLVGKAFFIWMNWDWQNNGIAFDRIGTILK, translated from the coding sequence ATGGATTACGATTTTTCTTTTTTTCTGGTGATGGCCACTTTTGTGACCGGTGTTGTCTGGGGCGGCTACTGTTTGTATTTAAAATACGTCCATCAGCCTTATCCGGTCGACAGCGAACCGTTGTTGGTGGAGTATGCGCGCTCGTTCTTCCCGGTGGTGTTGATCGTTTTATTGCTGCGGTCGTTTCTAGTGGAGCCGTTTCGGATTCCGTCCGGATCCATGATGCCGACTCTATTGGTGGGCGACTTTATTTTGGTGAATAAATTTACCTATGGCATACGACTGCCGGTTTTGAACGATAAAGTCATTGAAATGAGCGAGCCCGAACGGGGCGATATCGTGGTGTTTCGTTTTCCCAAGCAACCGACCGTGGATTACATTAAACGAGTGATCGGTCTGCCCGGTGACCGGATCGCTTATTTCGACAAGAAACTGTATGTCAACGGCCAGCCGATTCCGCAAGTGTCTTTAGGCCGTTATCAAGGGGTTGGCCAGGGAGCGAATATGACGGGGGCCGAACGGCTGGAAGAAGATTTGACCGGCGTCAAGCATTCGATTTTGATCAGCCCCGGTGTGCCTACCGTAGAAGATGTATTCGTAGTGCCTAAAGGCCAGTATTTTGTGATGGGCGATAATCGGGATAACAGTAACGACAGCCGTTACTGGGGTACCGTGCCGGAAGCCAATTTAGTGGGTAAGGCCTTTTTTATCTGGATGAATTGGGACTGGCAAAATAATGGGATTGCGTTTGATCGAATCGGCACTATTCTGAAATAA
- the lepA gene encoding translation elongation factor 4, whose protein sequence is MDQKHIRNFSIIAHIDHGKSTLADRFIQICGGLTAREMEAQVLDSMDLERERGITIKAQSVTLDYKASDGETYQLNFIDTPGHVDFSYEVSRSLAACEGALLVVDAAQGVEAQSVANCYTAIEQGLEVVPVLNKIDLPSAEPERVMAEIEDVIGIPADEALKISAKTGIGVELVLDQLIRKIPPPQGDQSQPLQALIIDSWFDNYLGVVSLVRIVNGGLRKKQKITVMSTGKSFLVEKLGVYTPKSLEKQQLNTGEVGFMVAGIKDIFGAPVGDTITATDNPAASALPGFEKVQPRVFAGLYPVSSDDFGDMREALDKLRLNDSALNYEAETSQALGFGFRCGFLGMLHMEIVQERLEREYNIDLITTAPTVVYEVETHGGEVVMVDNPAKLPDVGTIVEIREPIILANILVPQTYLGNVINLCIEKRGVQKNMQYVGAQVSLSYELPMSEVVLDFFDRLKSVSRGYASFDYEFLRFDPAPLVKLDVLINGDKVDALSIIVHRDLSQNRGRDLVEKMKDLIPRQMYEVAIQAAIGSKVIARSTVKAMRKNVTAKCYGGDITRKKKLLEKQKAGKKRMKQVGSIEIPQEAFLAVLQVNKE, encoded by the coding sequence GTGGATCAAAAACATATTAGAAATTTCTCTATCATCGCCCATATCGACCACGGAAAATCGACATTGGCGGATCGGTTCATTCAAATTTGCGGGGGATTAACCGCCAGGGAAATGGAAGCTCAGGTATTGGATTCCATGGATCTGGAGCGCGAACGGGGCATCACAATCAAGGCACAAAGCGTCACGCTGGATTATAAAGCCAGTGACGGCGAAACTTATCAACTCAATTTCATCGATACGCCGGGCCATGTGGATTTTTCCTACGAGGTTTCGCGTTCTCTGGCGGCCTGCGAAGGAGCGCTATTGGTCGTCGATGCCGCGCAAGGCGTCGAGGCGCAAAGCGTGGCCAATTGCTATACCGCCATCGAACAAGGGTTGGAAGTGGTGCCGGTGCTGAACAAGATCGATTTGCCGTCCGCGGAACCGGAGCGGGTGATGGCGGAGATCGAGGATGTGATCGGGATTCCCGCGGATGAGGCACTAAAGATCAGCGCCAAGACCGGTATTGGCGTCGAATTGGTATTGGATCAATTGATTCGGAAAATTCCACCGCCTCAGGGGGATCAAAGCCAGCCATTACAGGCGTTGATTATCGATTCCTGGTTCGATAATTACCTGGGCGTGGTGTCCTTGGTGCGCATCGTTAACGGTGGCTTACGCAAAAAACAGAAGATTACCGTCATGTCGACCGGGAAGTCATTTCTGGTGGAAAAGTTAGGTGTTTACACCCCGAAATCACTCGAAAAACAGCAGCTAAACACCGGTGAAGTGGGCTTTATGGTGGCCGGTATCAAGGATATTTTCGGCGCACCGGTCGGCGATACCATTACCGCCACCGATAATCCGGCCGCATCCGCCTTGCCCGGTTTCGAAAAAGTACAGCCACGGGTGTTTGCCGGCTTGTATCCGGTCAGTTCCGACGATTTCGGCGATATGCGCGAAGCCTTGGATAAACTCCGGCTAAACGATTCGGCCTTGAATTACGAGGCGGAAACCTCCCAAGCCTTGGGTTTCGGCTTCCGCTGCGGTTTCCTGGGTATGTTGCATATGGAAATCGTCCAGGAGCGTCTGGAGCGTGAATACAACATCGATCTGATTACCACGGCGCCTACGGTAGTGTACGAAGTGGAAACTCATGGCGGCGAAGTGGTGATGGTGGACAATCCCGCCAAGCTGCCCGACGTCGGAACTATCGTTGAAATCCGCGAACCCATCATTTTGGCGAATATCCTGGTACCGCAGACGTATTTGGGCAATGTAATCAATCTGTGTATCGAAAAACGCGGTGTGCAGAAAAACATGCAATATGTTGGGGCCCAGGTGTCGTTGAGTTATGAATTGCCGATGAGCGAAGTGGTGCTGGATTTTTTCGATCGTTTAAAATCGGTCAGCCGCGGTTATGCGTCGTTCGATTACGAATTCCTGCGCTTCGACCCCGCTCCGCTGGTCAAGCTGGATGTGTTGATCAATGGCGATAAAGTCGACGCGTTATCGATTATCGTGCACCGGGATTTGAGTCAAAATCGCGGCCGCGATCTGGTCGAAAAAATGAAAGACTTGATTCCGCGGCAGATGTATGAGGTGGCGATTCAGGCCGCGATCGGCTCGAAAGTGATTGCCCGTTCCACCGTGAAAGCCATGCGCAAAAATGTCACGGCCAAGTGTTATGGTGGCGATATTACCCGTAAGAAAAAACTGTTGGAAAAGCAGAAGGCGGGTAAAAAGCGCATGAAACAGGTGGGCAGTATCGAAATTCCGCAGGAAGCTTTTCTGGCGGTGTTGCAGGTTAATAAAGAATAA
- a CDS encoding cell division protein ZipA C-terminal FtsZ-binding domain-containing protein, which translates to MDKELLRVVIILIGMLVMIGMLLWHFFKSLRERREAGDYFDDSEYSDRLVDDFEVDEDDDEMDIFPLHDVVDGDALLDDESIKPAHKEAGKQDVAKSQPKTALPALIEFSLVARADEGFNGEDLFEAFEHVGLEYGSVKVFERIDKNRLVDFAVASMIDPGTFPDAHLDEFYCPGIVFYMQPREVDKPLAVFDDFIETIDALAMELDGVVWDNQRQPLTAETIAQFRQMLAQ; encoded by the coding sequence ATGGATAAAGAATTATTAAGAGTCGTGATTATTTTGATCGGCATGCTGGTGATGATCGGCATGTTGTTATGGCATTTCTTTAAATCGCTGCGCGAACGCCGCGAAGCCGGTGATTATTTTGATGATTCCGAATACAGCGATCGGCTGGTCGATGACTTTGAAGTCGACGAAGACGATGATGAAATGGATATTTTTCCGTTGCATGATGTAGTCGACGGCGACGCCTTGCTCGATGACGAATCCATCAAACCCGCCCATAAAGAAGCCGGCAAACAGGATGTCGCGAAAAGTCAGCCCAAAACCGCATTGCCGGCGCTGATTGAATTCAGTCTGGTGGCCCGTGCCGATGAAGGCTTCAATGGCGAAGACTTGTTCGAGGCCTTTGAACATGTCGGCCTGGAGTACGGTAGCGTAAAAGTGTTCGAGCGAATCGATAAAAACCGTCTGGTGGATTTTGCCGTTGCCAGCATGATCGATCCCGGCACGTTTCCCGATGCTCATCTAGATGAGTTCTACTGTCCGGGTATCGTATTCTACATGCAGCCTCGCGAGGTGGATAAGCCTTTAGCGGTGTTCGACGACTTTATCGAAACCATCGATGCGTTGGCAATGGAGCTGGACGGGGTGGTCTGGGACAATCAAAGACAGCCTTTAACCGCCGAAACCATTGCGCAATTCCGGCAGATGTTGGCCCAATAA